A region of the Roseobacter denitrificans OCh 114 genome:
CGGCCTCGTTGCGCATGGACAGGCTCCTTTGGTGGAAAAGCTCAAAGGCCCCGCCCGCCGCAAATGGGCGCGCGGGGCGGTATTACAAAAGGATCAGGCGGCTTTGATCGCTTCGACGGCCGGATCAACCAGTTCGTATTTCATCTTGTTGGCCTCGGCGCGGAAGAACTGCAATCTGGCCAGTTCCTCATCCGGGAAAGCGGTGGATTTCTTTTCCAGATCCGTCAGGTAGTTGGACGCATCCTTGTAGGTCGAGATAAAGCCAGATGCCCTTGTCATCGCCGCGCCAATCTCGGGCGAGGCGAGGATGGCGTTGATGAACGTATAGGCGTTGTCCACATTCGGCGCGTTGTTGGCGATGTTGTAGGTATAGACAAAGCCATAGGACCCTTCCTCGGGAATGGTCATGGCCAGCGGGAAGCCATCGTTGATCAAGGCCGCCGCAGGGCCGTTCCAGCTATGACCAAGCGCGATGTCCTGATTGACGAACATCTGCTGAATTTCGGCACCGCTGTCATAGTATTTGCGCACCAGCGGTTTATGCTCGATCAGGAATTGCTTGGCCTCCTCGACGATGGCGGCGGCTTTTTCCGGATCGTCCATATAAGCGACCATATTGCCGTCATAGCCCATCTTGAGCATGATGATCGACATCATATCCTGAATGATATAGGCGGTTTGGCCCTTGAACTTTTCGGAGAACAGCGCGTCCCAGCTTGTGACTTCCTCAGGGCTCACCAGCTCGGTGTTGTAGGACAGAACTTCCATGCCCGACAGGATCGGCGCACCCCATTTGTTTCCATTGATCGTCGCCCAGTCACTTTCGGAGAACGTCGGGTTGATGTTGCCCCAATTCGCCAGACGGTCGGTATCCAGCGGTGCCAGCAATTCGCTGTCAATGAACTGCAGGAAGCGGTGCCCGGCAACCGTCATGATATCGACGGTCGGGTTCGGGGCTTCGGCGGCCAGCAAGTTGAACTGCTTGCCCTGATCGTCCACGAGGCGCACGTTCACCTTGATGCCGGTTTCAGCCTCGAACTGATCCTTGAAGGCGGCGGGCACAAAATCGTTATAGGTCCAGATGTTGACCTCCCCGCCCGAAGCGGAGGCACGGCGCAGATACGCCGGGCTGGCAAGCGCCACACCCGTCATCGCAGCAGTGCCCAGAAAGCGGCGGCGGTCGTAAATCAGTTTCGTCATGTGTCATGTCTCCTTGTTGGGTGAAGTGATTTCCGCATCGTTTTTTATTGTGGCACCGATGGTGCCGTCCCGAGCAGGCCGGTACGGGCGGCCTGCGTCAGGTCATCAAGGGTAAAGTTCTCCAGCTCCAGTGCTGCCAAAAGCGCATTCTCCTTGCTGAAATCACGGCCATACATGGCGGAAAATATCGCGATCCCTGCTTCGTGCAACGGTGCGGGTGTCCCTGCAAGCTGGCCCAGAACAGCAGTCAGTTGCAAGCCATAGGGCACATCTTCGGTCACATATCGACTGTCGGCGGTGGCAGGTCCGGTGCCGCCATTGCCCTGCGCGTGCATCTGCTGGTTCATCTCGGATATCGAGGCCACAGGCACATGAAAACTCAGATGGAAGTGCTCGAATATGGTCTTGACCTGCAACCCCAGCGCCTCGGCAATGGCAAGCCGTTCCAGATCAAGCTGCTCCAGTAACCGCCCTATGGTCGGGGTCACATTCTGGCCCTGGCTCCATGTCTCGCCCCGCTCCATCCGGGTGATGTTGCCAAGGGCGATGCCCATGTGGTTTTGCGGGTTGAGGTTGGACAGGGAAATCGCCAGCAACCCGTCACGCGGCTGGAACCGGTCGCCGAAAAGCCGTTTGCACGCATCAAGGGCGCGATCCGACTGCGTGTCAGGCACGGTGCAGAGGTCAACGCGTTTGCGCACGGTATTGACCTGCACGGCACTGCCGGTCTGCCGCCTGCCGGTCACGACCGTCGTCCCCCAAGCGGTGATGGGCGCTTTGATGCCGCGCGCCGCCAGCAGTTGCATCAGATAGACCGCCCCGAGGGATGCATGGGAGGAGATGATGACATGCTGCCCATCGCGGATATGCGGCACCAGCGCGTCCATGACCGCCTTGTGCCCATAAGCCGGCAGGGCCAGCAGCAGAATATCGTTGTCCCGCGCCAGTTCCGCGGCAGAACCCGCGATGCGCGGTTCGAACGTGGCCTCAATTGCGCCCGAAGCCCGCAGTGGTGCAGATTTCAGCGCCTCGGTCCCGGCACCGGAAGGGGACCAGAGCATCGGGTCGTGCCCTTGCTGGTGCAACAATGCAGCGGTGCCAAAGGCAACCGAACCTGCCCCGGCGATCCCTATGCGTACCGCATCGCTCATGCGTCCTCCGTTTTGCGCACAGGATCACCGAGCACATGCATCAACCGGTTGGCCCAGCCAAAAAGAGCCGCCGACAGGATCAGATCAAGGATTTCCGCATCCGACAAACCCACCTGCCGCAACGCTTCCATATCCGCCGCGCCGGCGGTGGGCGGTGCCTCTGCCGACTTGCGGGCGAAGTCGAATATCGCCCGGTCTCGGGGATTCAGATCGGCCTTTTCGCCCGCGGCGAACAGGGCATCCGTTGTCGTCGTGTCTTTTTCGATCTTGGCATGACGATCCGCATGCACCGCCGCACAATAGATGCAGCGGTTGACCATGGATGCCGCCAGCGCGCCCAACTCGCGCTCCGAGCGCGACAGCCCGCCAGCGTCATACATGATCGCGTTGAACAAAGGCGAACGCACCTTGAGGCTTTCCACATCATGCGCCAGCGTCAGCACGTAATCCGAGACCTTGGTATTTGACGGTGTGACCTGAAGCGCCTCAAGCTGTTCCGGCGTGGCCTCGGCCAGTTTGACCGGCGTCAGGCGCGGCTGCCAATGGGGCACGTTGCGGGTGAATTTATGAATGACACGGGCCATCACGCGGCCCCCTGCATCAGACGCAACCCGGCGATGAGGCGGGTTTGATAGGCCAGAAACGCCACCAGTTCGCAAAGCCGCACGATATCCGCATCCTCAACGCCCGCCGCCTGCAGGCCGGACACATCCTCAGCCGCAATATCGCGGGTCTGATTGGCCACCTTGTCGATAAAGGCCAGAACGGCGGACAATCCCTGCGCCGCCCCGGTTTCAGTCGGATCAGCCAGCGCCGCCTTGTCCCCTGCCCTTGCAAGGTAGTGGGACGCCAGCACGTCATCCTGCGCCAGCCTTGCGACCCGCGCGGCCAATGCCGCCCGCAGATTGTGGCCAAAAGCACCGCTGTCGCGCGGACGTAAAACCGCATCCTCGGCGGCCTGCGTCATTTCGATGATGTTGTGCCGACCGCTGATCGCTTTGGCAGTCTTGCCATCGACCTCAACACCCGCCACGCGCAGGCTGGTCGTCTCGAATATGCTCATGCAACGCGCCCTTTTTGCGGCTCCGGCTGGATTTCAAGGGGGGTCGCCTCCCACTCGTCGCCTCTGAGTTCGGGCGTGTCATAGGCCTGCATGCCCTCCCAATGCGCCTCGATATCCTCGGCATATAACTCTGCCGCCACGGCGCGCGACAACCACGCCGCGCCCTCGCTAATACC
Encoded here:
- a CDS encoding ABC transporter substrate-binding protein, producing the protein MTKLIYDRRRFLGTAAMTGVALASPAYLRRASASGGEVNIWTYNDFVPAAFKDQFEAETGIKVNVRLVDDQGKQFNLLAAEAPNPTVDIMTVAGHRFLQFIDSELLAPLDTDRLANWGNINPTFSESDWATINGNKWGAPILSGMEVLSYNTELVSPEEVTSWDALFSEKFKGQTAYIIQDMMSIIMLKMGYDGNMVAYMDDPEKAAAIVEEAKQFLIEHKPLVRKYYDSGAEIQQMFVNQDIALGHSWNGPAAALINDGFPLAMTIPEEGSYGFVYTYNIANNAPNVDNAYTFINAILASPEIGAAMTRASGFISTYKDASNYLTDLEKKSTAFPDEELARLQFFRAEANKMKYELVDPAVEAIKAA
- a CDS encoding NAD/NADP octopine/nopaline dehydrogenase family protein; translated protein: MSDAVRIGIAGAGSVAFGTAALLHQQGHDPMLWSPSGAGTEALKSAPLRASGAIEATFEPRIAGSAAELARDNDILLLALPAYGHKAVMDALVPHIRDGQHVIISSHASLGAVYLMQLLAARGIKAPITAWGTTVVTGRRQTGSAVQVNTVRKRVDLCTVPDTQSDRALDACKRLFGDRFQPRDGLLAISLSNLNPQNHMGIALGNITRMERGETWSQGQNVTPTIGRLLEQLDLERLAIAEALGLQVKTIFEHFHLSFHVPVASISEMNQQMHAQGNGGTGPATADSRYVTEDVPYGLQLTAVLGQLAGTPAPLHEAGIAIFSAMYGRDFSKENALLAALELENFTLDDLTQAARTGLLGTAPSVPQ
- a CDS encoding peroxidase-related enzyme (This protein belongs to a clade of uncharacterized proteins related to peroxidases such as the alkylhydroperoxidase AhpD.): MARVIHKFTRNVPHWQPRLTPVKLAEATPEQLEALQVTPSNTKVSDYVLTLAHDVESLKVRSPLFNAIMYDAGGLSRSERELGALAASMVNRCIYCAAVHADRHAKIEKDTTTTDALFAAGEKADLNPRDRAIFDFARKSAEAPPTAGAADMEALRQVGLSDAEILDLILSAALFGWANRLMHVLGDPVRKTEDA